The Bosea sp. AS-1 region GCATCATCTGGCGTGCCGGCGGCCGGATCGGCTCGGAACGACGGTGATGCCGATGATCTCGACACCTGGCCACGCCACGTTCCCCAGTGCTCATGCTGCCGAAGCCTTCGCGGTAGCGACCGTCATTGAGGGGCTGCTCAAGGCGGTTAAGCCGCTGCATCACTACCCGTCCACCGAAAAACTGGTGAGGCTGGTGTTCAAACAGGCCGAACGGGTCGCGGTGAACCGCACCGTGGCGGGCGTCCATTTTCCGATCGATAGCTGGGCGGGAGCTGCCCTGGGAGAGGCGGTGGGGCAAATCGTTTTGGCACTCTGCGGTGCAAAGTCGGTCAAAGTGACACCGCGAAGCTATGCAGCTCGTAATATCGACTTCGCCGTGAGCGCCTTCCGGCCTGATTTGTGGCCTGGCATCCCGGCGGAACATGCCGATCCGAACGTCACGGGATTCTGCCGCGAGGTCGATGGTCACGCGGTTCCCGTTCGCCGCAGCAGTCTCTTCGACTGGCTGTGGGAGAAAAGCCTG contains the following coding sequences:
- a CDS encoding phosphatase PAP2 family protein, yielding MHAAGKGPAETPASLKMSSPANLMGFEGWVRASLYLSEFLRQLDWRTDTRSGAEAVSFSWRKPTFLSLHRPPMALFLEQVALMRDYMDLRGERSAEILTQLGYPIDYFAMILGLNSARNRFTFELIAATQVLTSHVAMIAKHHLACRRPDRLGTTVMPMISTPGHATFPSAHAAEAFAVATVIEGLLKAVKPLHHYPSTEKLVRLVFKQAERVAVNRTVAGVHFPIDSWAGAALGEAVGQIVLALCGAKSVKVTPRSYAARNIDFAVSAFRPDLWPGIPAEHADPNVTGFCREVDGHAVPVRRSSLFDWLWEKSLDEFRLS